One window from the genome of [Clostridium] celerecrescens 18A encodes:
- a CDS encoding single-stranded DNA-binding protein translates to MNRIILMGRLTRDPEVRYSQGEHVMAVARYTLAVDRRGRRNQDGNEQTADFINCVAFDKAGEFTEKYFRQGMRVLIYGRIQTGSYTNKDGNRVYTTDIIVDEQEFADSRNVSSDNSRPASPNVVGDSFMNISDGVADPDLPFN, encoded by the coding sequence ATGAATCGTATAATTTTAATGGGGAGATTAACCCGTGACCCAGAAGTAAGATATTCCCAAGGAGAGCATGTTATGGCAGTTGCAAGGTATACTCTCGCAGTTGACCGCAGAGGCCGCAGGAATCAGGACGGCAATGAACAGACAGCTGACTTTATCAATTGCGTTGCATTTGACAAAGCAGGTGAGTTTACAGAAAAATATTTCCGCCAGGGTATGAGAGTACTGATTTACGGAAGAATCCAGACTGGGAGTTATACAAATAAGGACGGAAATAGAGTATATACAACGGATATCATTGTGGATGAACAGGAATTTGCTGATAGCAGGAATGTATCTTCTGATAATTCCAGGCCAGCATCGCCTAATGTAGTAGGGGACAGCTTTATGAATATATCTGATGGAGTGGCTGATCCAGATTTGCCATTTAATTAG